A genome region from Eurosta solidaginis isolate ZX-2024a chromosome 2, ASM4086904v1, whole genome shotgun sequence includes the following:
- the LOC137241105 gene encoding inactive hydroxysteroid dehydrogenase-like protein 1 — MFNHTGCISNILKFKNINTMSTVNEVNIYTLLRMAFVWQLISFGVYLVGLLAIAAFFFDNLKSVILIVKSILEPYFQPQVPQTLVEKFGKWAVITGSTDGIGREYAKELAKQGINVVLISRTKEKLMAVAQEIETEYKVKTKWIVADFAKGREVYTHIERELSGIPVGILVNNVGKMYDYPDELANIPEDIIWDLININVAAVTIMSRMLIPELKKQKRGAIVNLSSGSELQPIPYMAVYAATKRYVKCFSQAIERELADYNITVQCVTPLFLVTKMNQYSDTVMKGGFLIPDVKSFTRSAVFTLGKTALTTGYWTHGLQYFFMKLSPEWLRIRIAHMMTRQLRHEYLTTHAKKA, encoded by the exons ATGTTCAATCACACTGGTTGCATTTCTAAtatactaaaatttaaaaatatcaacacAATGTCTACAGTAAATGAAGTGAACATTTATACTTTGCTAAGAATGGCATTCGTTTGGCAACTAATTTCGTTCGGTGTTTATTTGGTGGGCCTTCTGGCCATTGCCGCATTTTTCTTCGATAATCTTAAATCGGTTATTTTAATAGTGAAATCAATTTTGGAGCCATACTTTCAACCGCAAGTGCCGCAAACATTGGTGGAAAAATTTGGAAAGTGGGCAG TAATCACCGGTTCAACCGATGGCATTGGTCGAGAATATGCTAAAGAATTAGCCAAACAAGGCATCAATGTGGTGCTCATCTCACGTACAAAGGAAAAGCTTATGGCGGTAGCCCAGGAGATTG AAACTGAATACAAAGTGAAGACCAAATGGATTGTTGCGGATTTTGCTAAAGGGCGTGAAGTTTATACTCATATTGAGCGAGAATTGAGTGGCATACCAGTGGGTATACTTG TTAACAACGTGGGCAAAATGTATGATTATCCCGATGAACTTGCCAATATACCGGAGGATATTATTTGGGATCTAATCAATATTAATGTTGCGGCGGTCACCATAATGTCACGCATGCTTATACCAGAGTTGAAGAAACAAAAGCGTGGCGCTATTGTGAATTTATCGTCCGGTAGTGAATTGCAGCCTATACCTTATATGGCTGTATATGCAGCAACCAAGCGTTATGTGAAATGTTTCTCACAAGCGATCGAGCGTGAATTGGCAGATTACAATATCACAGTACAATGTGTCACACCATTATTTTTGGTCACAAAAATGAATCAATATTCAGATACGGTGATGAAGGGTGGCTTCTTAATACCAGATGTGAAGAGTTTTACACGTTCGGCAGTTTTTACGCTGGGCAAAACAGCGCTAACGACAGGGTATTGGACACATGGATTGCAG TATTTCTTCATGAAACTCAGTCCAGAGTGGCTACGCATACGAATTGCTCACATGATGACACGTCAACTACGTCACGAATACTTGACAACGCATGCAAAAAAGGCCTAG